The proteins below come from a single Dinghuibacter silviterrae genomic window:
- a CDS encoding chorismate mutase: protein MKKTILLLTVLCIAGVTACQAQTNPLDVQRKVIDSLDKKLIEILGARERAVTVIGLYKAQHNIPPLQPARFQQVLQKSIEAGAKEGLSAGFITQLMNAIHEESLRIEDSLKRGRSVGGI from the coding sequence ATGAAAAAGACCATTTTACTCCTCACCGTACTATGTATCGCGGGTGTCACCGCCTGCCAGGCCCAAACCAACCCCCTCGACGTTCAACGAAAGGTGATCGATTCACTGGATAAAAAACTCATCGAAATATTAGGCGCCAGGGAACGCGCGGTAACGGTGATCGGCCTCTATAAAGCCCAACACAACATCCCCCCGCTGCAGCCGGCCCGCTTTCAGCAGGTCCTGCAAAAAAGCATTGAGGCCGGGGCAAAAGAAGGGCTGTCGGCCGGTTTTATCACTCAGTTGATGAATGCTATTCATGAAGAGAGTTTGCGGATTGAGGATAGTTTGAAAAGGGGAAGGAGCGTTGGCGGGATTTAA
- a CDS encoding ATP-binding protein produces MFSEEERTSFEPISNFAIENQQHKYLISLISLRYVVLKQHYFTNFVVLKQHFMEPLLAFQDVLLGSVENRFSRESVAKIRWNDKMIGIRGPRGAGKTTLILQRLKFGLGDQREKGLYVTADHTWFYTHSLLDTAMDWWKQGGRVLFIDEVHKYPHWSRELKNIYDGLPGMKVIFSASSALDIYRGEADLSRRVVSYSLPGLSFREYLQFTERGTFPAMSLDDIRAHHREVSRSVLEKVQPLPDFRHYLRQGYLPIFTEGEESYLPRLEQVINTTLEADLATLASYNAGTAARVKKLLGVIAESAPFKPNISALADKMGLHRDKIYEFIYQLEDARLLNLLSAEGKGVSRLQKPEKIYLENTNLAYAMQASPDMGNLRETFLMGQLVNAGLSVTAPTQGDFKVGDLFIEVGGKSKNAGQVKGEASYLVAADDIEMGVGSKVPLWMFGFLY; encoded by the coding sequence GTGTTTAGCGAAGAGGAGAGGACAAGTTTCGAACCTATTTCTAATTTTGCTATTGAAAATCAGCAACATAAATATTTAATTTCACTTATTTCTTTGCGGTATGTTGTTTTAAAACAACATTATTTTACTAATTTTGTTGTTTTAAAACAACACTTTATGGAGCCACTTTTGGCGTTTCAAGATGTATTGCTGGGCAGCGTGGAGAACCGGTTTAGCCGGGAAAGTGTAGCCAAGATCCGGTGGAATGACAAGATGATTGGGATCCGGGGCCCCAGGGGGGCAGGTAAGACGACGCTTATTTTACAAAGGCTGAAATTTGGATTGGGGGATCAGCGGGAAAAAGGATTGTACGTTACAGCCGATCATACTTGGTTTTATACGCACAGTCTCCTGGATACAGCTATGGATTGGTGGAAACAGGGGGGGCGTGTCTTGTTTATCGATGAAGTCCACAAATATCCGCATTGGTCGAGGGAGCTGAAGAACATATATGATGGCTTACCAGGGATGAAAGTCATTTTCTCAGCTTCTTCCGCACTGGATATTTACCGGGGCGAAGCAGATCTCAGCAGGCGGGTTGTTTCCTATTCGCTACCGGGATTGTCCTTCCGGGAGTACCTGCAGTTTACGGAGCGGGGTACTTTCCCTGCCATGAGCCTCGATGACATTCGTGCACATCATCGTGAGGTTAGCCGGTCGGTGCTTGAAAAAGTACAACCACTACCTGACTTCAGACACTACCTGCGCCAAGGGTACCTCCCGATATTTACCGAAGGGGAAGAAAGCTACCTGCCGCGGCTGGAACAGGTGATTAATACGACGCTGGAGGCTGATCTCGCCACGCTGGCCTCTTATAATGCCGGTACTGCCGCAAGGGTAAAGAAGCTGCTCGGTGTCATCGCCGAGTCGGCGCCCTTCAAGCCCAATATCTCTGCGCTGGCAGATAAAATGGGGCTTCATCGGGACAAGATTTACGAATTTATCTATCAGTTGGAGGATGCGCGCCTCTTAAACCTGCTTTCGGCTGAGGGCAAGGGGGTTTCCCGGCTTCAAAAACCGGAGAAAATATATTTAGAGAATACCAACCTGGCTTATGCCATGCAGGCTTCTCCCGATATGGGCAATCTTCGTGAGACCTTCTTAATGGGGCAATTGGTCAATGCTGGACTTAGCGTTACAGCGCCGACTCAGGGGGATTTTAAGGTGGGTGACCTTTTCATTGAGGTTGGTGGGAAATCTAAGAATGCGGGGCAGGTTAAGGGCGAAGCTTCTTACCTGGTGGCGGCGGATGATATTGAGATGGGGGTTGGGAGTAAGGTGCCGTTATGGATGTTTGGGTTTTTGTATTAA